The proteins below are encoded in one region of Halalkalicoccus jeotgali B3:
- a CDS encoding outer membrane protein assembly factor BamB family protein, with product MWPQQRYSGAHTGYHPTARGPRTGLEEQWRFDDRPTVDPVVSDGIVYVVGESSGSDGYHDVLHALDAIDGGVQWSIDLEERPETLAIDERRIYAGGDSIRAYSRADGSLEWILPIETNTSSEEGGLALVGRHLYTTGEETVYGIDAASGTVDWQRTLGGRLTPPAAKGRCVYVGRVAGDRGLDRTVFALGARTGRVRWSHDLVPPSASEANLVGPPVVADGRIYLRTTAGGEEDVLRAPIFGLVSLDRATGGDERTISSTYAGFDLHPIAAGGGRIYTTAVDFTSVSGLAVRDSNGTGGWTIYGDDGGVHVSTAPTVADGVLYVGSDASRFGIETDGLYAIDAATGAVLATLDLAVTSAPVVADGTVYVRSEEGLHAIGEPTTAV from the coding sequence ATGTGGCCCCAACAGCGCTACAGCGGGGCCCATACCGGCTATCATCCGACCGCTCGTGGGCCACGAACCGGTCTGGAAGAACAGTGGCGCTTCGACGACCGTCCGACGGTCGATCCCGTTGTTAGCGACGGCATCGTCTACGTGGTCGGCGAGTCGTCCGGATCGGACGGCTATCACGACGTCCTCCACGCGCTAGACGCGATCGATGGCGGCGTCCAGTGGTCGATCGACCTCGAGGAACGACCGGAGACCCTCGCGATCGACGAACGGCGGATCTACGCGGGCGGGGACTCGATCCGTGCTTACTCGCGTGCGGACGGCAGCCTAGAGTGGATCCTCCCGATCGAGACCAACACCTCCTCCGAGGAGGGCGGCCTCGCCCTGGTCGGACGACACCTCTACACCACGGGCGAAGAGACGGTCTACGGCATCGATGCGGCCTCCGGTACCGTCGACTGGCAACGAACGCTCGGGGGACGACTCACACCGCCCGCCGCGAAGGGGCGATGTGTGTACGTCGGACGGGTCGCGGGCGATCGCGGCCTGGATCGCACCGTCTTCGCCCTCGGCGCTCGGACGGGGCGTGTCCGGTGGAGCCACGACCTCGTTCCGCCCAGCGCTTCGGAGGCGAACCTCGTCGGTCCGCCGGTTGTCGCCGACGGACGTATCTACCTGCGGACGACCGCCGGCGGCGAGGAGGACGTCCTCCGGGCCCCGATCTTCGGGCTGGTCTCGCTCGATAGAGCGACCGGCGGCGACGAGCGGACTATCTCCAGTACCTACGCCGGGTTCGACCTCCACCCGATCGCCGCGGGTGGCGGCCGGATCTACACGACGGCGGTCGATTTCACCTCCGTCTCCGGCCTCGCCGTCCGTGATTCCAATGGAACCGGCGGCTGGACGATCTACGGGGACGACGGGGGCGTCCACGTCTCGACGGCGCCGACGGTCGCGGACGGCGTGCTCTACGTCGGGAGCGATGCGAGCAGGTTCGGCATCGAGACCGACGGGCTCTACGCGATCGACGCGGCGACGGGAGCGGTCCTAGCGACGCTCGATCTGGCGGTGACTTCGGCCCCGGTCGTCGCCGACGGAACGGTCTACGTGCGCTCGGAAGAAGGTCTGCACGCGATCGGGGAGCCGACCACCGCAGTGTGA
- the aglM gene encoding UDP-glucose 6-dehydrogenase AglM, with protein MNIAVVGSGYVGTTIAACFADLGHRVTAIDIDEGIVERLNRGEASIHEPGLDDLLEAHAGDRLRATTDYGAIRDCEATFLALPTPSREDGSIDASIIEAGARSVGEALAGEEGDHLVVVKSTVVPSTTEGTLIPAIEAGAGEAVGERIRVGMNPEFLREGSAVTDFLEPDKVVLGADDDWGRERLFEVFAPLIERAEPAVVEATVREAEMIKYANNAFLATKISLINELGNICKEFGIDAYRVADAIGLDDRIGEQFLRSGVGWGGSCFPKDVDALRAAAREAGYEPELLDATVAVNDRQPERMLALLAEHADLPGARIAVLGLAFKPGTDDVRNSRAIPAIEGLTERGAEVVAYDPVAHETMREHFPDIEYAASAAAALSGADGALVMTDWDEFAALDDEFEDMATPVVIDGRRVVEHREGLVYEGLTW; from the coding sequence ATGAATATCGCAGTCGTCGGCAGCGGGTACGTCGGAACGACGATCGCCGCCTGTTTCGCGGACCTCGGTCACCGGGTGACGGCGATCGACATCGACGAAGGGATCGTCGAGCGACTCAACAGGGGCGAGGCGTCGATCCACGAGCCCGGGCTCGACGACCTCCTCGAGGCCCACGCCGGCGACCGGCTCCGGGCGACGACCGACTACGGGGCGATCCGCGACTGCGAGGCGACCTTTCTCGCGCTCCCGACGCCCTCCCGGGAGGACGGCTCTATCGACGCCTCGATCATCGAGGCCGGCGCGCGCTCGGTCGGCGAGGCGCTCGCGGGCGAGGAGGGCGATCATCTGGTCGTCGTCAAGAGCACGGTCGTCCCGAGCACGACCGAGGGGACGCTGATCCCGGCGATCGAAGCCGGGGCCGGCGAGGCCGTCGGCGAGCGCATCCGGGTGGGGATGAACCCCGAGTTCCTCCGGGAGGGGTCGGCGGTGACGGACTTCCTCGAACCCGACAAAGTGGTGCTCGGCGCCGACGACGACTGGGGTCGCGAGCGACTCTTCGAGGTGTTCGCCCCGCTGATCGAGCGCGCGGAACCGGCGGTCGTCGAGGCCACCGTTCGGGAGGCCGAGATGATCAAGTACGCGAACAACGCCTTCCTCGCGACGAAAATCAGCCTCATCAACGAACTGGGCAACATCTGCAAGGAGTTCGGGATCGACGCCTACCGTGTCGCCGACGCCATCGGCCTCGACGACCGCATCGGCGAGCAGTTCCTCCGCTCCGGGGTGGGATGGGGTGGCTCGTGTTTCCCGAAGGACGTCGACGCGCTGCGGGCCGCGGCCCGCGAGGCCGGCTACGAGCCCGAGTTGCTCGATGCGACCGTGGCGGTCAACGACCGCCAACCGGAGCGGATGCTCGCGCTCCTGGCCGAGCACGCAGACCTCCCGGGCGCGCGGATCGCGGTGCTGGGACTCGCCTTCAAACCCGGTACCGACGACGTCCGTAACTCGCGGGCGATCCCCGCGATCGAGGGACTGACCGAGCGCGGCGCGGAGGTCGTCGCCTACGACCCCGTCGCACACGAGACGATGCGCGAGCACTTCCCGGACATCGAGTACGCCGCCTCCGCCGCGGCGGCGCTCTCGGGGGCCGACGGCGCGCTCGTGATGACCGACTGGGACGAGTTCGCCGCCCTCGACGACGAGTTCGAGGACATGGCCACCCCGGTGGTAATCGACGGGCGACGCGTCGTCGAACACCGGGAGGGACTCGTCTACGAGGGCCTGACTTGGTGA
- a CDS encoding MFS transporter, giving the protein MDARRDADVFERARTRMLAVVSCSLFLSVLVWFNYSAVLPAIVADWGLSGTRAGIVFAAFQAGYLLAIVPVGMVVDRRTPRGVIGVGATVTGGASLLFALLASGFLAGTGLRFLAGIGMAGVYVPGMRFVAEWYPEAERGTAMGVYVGTFSAGSGLSFLLAGTIAAAFDWRIAVAATSVGALCVGPLVLGLGRDAPGADRAEGGFDLAVLRNRAYLAAVGIYSWHNWELFGMRNWLPAFLLTVPAIAMTDSPGLVAGTLVGVAVALGGPGNLVGGALSDRLGRMRVIGIGLTASGLISALLGLLGGLPIGLLVAVVLVYGVVITMDSAPTSTTVTEVVAPERIGTALSIQSFIGFSTTVVSPVVFGWALDAGGYAVAFPTLAAGAFAGLVCVGAFRATTRRSVPRRTR; this is encoded by the coding sequence GTGGACGCCAGGCGAGACGCGGACGTGTTCGAACGGGCGCGCACCCGGATGCTGGCGGTCGTGAGCTGTTCGCTCTTTCTGTCCGTCCTCGTCTGGTTCAACTACTCGGCGGTCCTGCCCGCGATCGTCGCCGACTGGGGGCTTTCGGGGACGCGTGCGGGGATCGTCTTCGCCGCCTTCCAGGCGGGATATCTCCTCGCGATCGTTCCCGTCGGGATGGTCGTCGACCGCCGTACGCCGCGAGGGGTGATCGGCGTCGGCGCGACGGTCACGGGCGGGGCGAGCCTGCTGTTCGCGCTTCTCGCCTCGGGGTTTCTCGCCGGCACGGGCCTCCGATTTCTTGCCGGGATCGGCATGGCCGGAGTCTACGTCCCCGGGATGCGTTTCGTTGCCGAGTGGTACCCCGAGGCCGAGCGCGGGACCGCGATGGGGGTCTACGTCGGCACGTTCTCGGCCGGTAGCGGGCTCTCCTTTCTGCTTGCGGGCACCATCGCGGCCGCGTTCGACTGGCGGATCGCGGTCGCCGCCACGAGCGTCGGCGCGCTCTGTGTCGGGCCCCTGGTACTGGGGCTGGGTCGGGACGCCCCCGGAGCCGACCGGGCCGAGGGCGGGTTCGATCTGGCCGTGTTGCGAAACCGCGCGTATCTCGCGGCCGTCGGGATCTACTCGTGGCACAACTGGGAGCTGTTCGGGATGCGAAACTGGCTCCCGGCCTTCCTGCTCACCGTCCCGGCGATCGCAATGACGGACTCGCCCGGACTGGTCGCCGGCACACTCGTCGGTGTGGCCGTCGCACTCGGCGGGCCCGGCAACCTCGTCGGCGGGGCGCTCAGCGACCGGTTGGGTCGGATGCGCGTGATCGGGATCGGGTTGACAGCCAGCGGGCTGATCAGCGCCCTCCTCGGACTACTGGGGGGGCTCCCGATCGGCCTGCTGGTGGCGGTCGTACTCGTCTACGGGGTCGTCATCACGATGGACAGCGCGCCGACCTCGACGACGGTGACGGAGGTCGTCGCGCCCGAGCGCATCGGGACGGCGCTGTCGATCCAGTCGTTTATCGGCTTTAGCACCACGGTCGTCTCCCCGGTCGTCTTCGGGTGGGCGCTCGACGCCGGGGGCTACGCGGTCGCCTTTCCGACGCTCGCGGCCGGCGCGTTCGCCGGCCTCGTCTGTGTCGGTGCGTTTCGGGCGACGACTCGACGCTCGGTGCCGCGCCGAACGCGGTAG
- a CDS encoding glycoside hydrolase family 26 protein has product MLTSRRRALRTMGLITSGGLVGCQGLGGEHTMLVGVFPGGGELREQIRTLDRHEEWLTGRPSVVTLFTGTDLDDERTRERVERAMTAVWERGHVPLLTWEPFVSDESEAIVPLERRFQEGHYDDLLEEWMSLLESWVFAGNEERRFYFRPAHEMNGDWYPWATVHPDATPEDYVRMWRTLHDRLDETALEPTHVRWIWSPNSEDVGGHAVEEYYPGDAYVDWLGIDGYNWGASREWSAWRSVREVFDPMIDRLRALAGDDTPLSIPEFGSSSAIEDGFDSEQKDEWIAGAFEFFADAGVRMANWFDVDKETDWAVFDGARGTTTVRIDGEDRPAYAAYRSAVTEAVDAIEPEAPRVLTDQQFEGRR; this is encoded by the coding sequence ATGTTGACCTCCCGGCGGCGCGCACTTCGGACGATGGGACTGATCACGAGCGGTGGCCTCGTGGGCTGTCAGGGGCTCGGAGGGGAGCATACGATGCTCGTTGGGGTCTTCCCCGGCGGGGGAGAACTCCGAGAGCAGATCCGGACGCTCGACCGCCACGAGGAGTGGCTCACGGGTCGGCCGTCGGTCGTGACGCTGTTTACCGGCACGGACCTCGACGACGAGCGAACGCGAGAGCGGGTCGAGCGGGCGATGACGGCCGTCTGGGAGCGCGGGCACGTCCCGCTTCTCACGTGGGAGCCGTTCGTATCTGACGAGAGCGAGGCGATCGTGCCGCTCGAACGGCGGTTTCAGGAGGGGCACTACGACGACCTGCTTGAGGAGTGGATGAGCCTGCTCGAATCGTGGGTGTTTGCCGGCAACGAGGAGCGGCGGTTTTACTTCCGGCCCGCCCACGAGATGAACGGGGACTGGTACCCGTGGGCAACCGTCCACCCCGATGCGACCCCGGAGGATTACGTGCGGATGTGGCGAACGCTCCACGATCGGCTGGATGAAACCGCCCTGGAACCGACGCACGTCCGGTGGATCTGGTCGCCCAACTCGGAGGATGTCGGCGGCCATGCCGTCGAGGAGTATTACCCCGGCGACGCGTACGTCGACTGGCTCGGCATCGACGGGTACAACTGGGGAGCGAGCCGGGAGTGGTCGGCGTGGCGATCGGTCCGAGAGGTGTTCGACCCGATGATCGATCGGTTGCGGGCGCTCGCCGGCGACGACACGCCGCTTTCGATCCCCGAATTCGGGAGCTCCTCGGCGATCGAGGATGGGTTCGACTCCGAGCAGAAGGACGAGTGGATCGCCGGAGCGTTCGAGTTTTTCGCCGACGCGGGCGTCCGGATGGCCAACTGGTTCGATGTCGACAAGGAAACCGACTGGGCGGTGTTCGACGGCGCGCGCGGAACGACGACCGTGCGAATCGACGGCGAGGACCGACCGGCCTACGCCGCCTATCGGAGCGCGGTCACGGAGGCGGTCGACGCGATCGAGCCCGAGGCTCCACGGGTGCTCACCGACCAGCAGTTCGAGGGTCGGCGATAA
- a CDS encoding NAD-dependent epimerase/dehydratase family protein → MNILITGGAGFIGSHLVDALVADHEVTVLDDFSSGRRSNVHDSATVVEGDVRDEQTIAEAAGDVDVIFHEAASVSVERSVAEPEYSHAVNVDATLSLLETARKRDARCVLASSAAVYGEPASVPIPESEPLAPTSPYGIEKTSIDQYARVYNELYDLPTVALRYFNVYGPRQTAGDYSGVISTFLDQARANDPITVHGDGTQTRDFVHVEDVVRVNLLAMETDHVGEAYNVGTGDTVTIAELARAVREVVGSDSEIVHTEGRAGDINHSCAEITKARERLGYEPTVPLADGLGTLT, encoded by the coding sequence GTGAACATACTGATCACTGGTGGAGCCGGGTTCATCGGAAGCCACCTCGTTGACGCGCTCGTAGCCGACCACGAGGTTACCGTCCTCGACGACTTCTCCAGTGGTCGCCGGTCGAACGTTCACGACTCCGCGACCGTCGTCGAAGGGGACGTCCGGGACGAGCAAACGATAGCGGAGGCCGCCGGTGACGTCGACGTGATCTTCCACGAGGCCGCGAGCGTCAGCGTCGAGCGCTCGGTCGCCGAACCAGAATACAGCCACGCCGTCAACGTCGATGCGACGCTCTCGCTGCTGGAGACCGCCCGGAAACGCGACGCACGGTGTGTCCTCGCGTCGAGCGCCGCGGTCTACGGCGAGCCCGCGTCGGTGCCGATCCCCGAATCCGAACCGCTGGCGCCCACGTCGCCCTACGGGATCGAAAAGACCAGCATCGACCAGTACGCCCGTGTCTACAACGAGCTCTACGACCTGCCGACGGTCGCCCTGCGATATTTCAACGTCTACGGACCCCGACAGACGGCCGGCGATTACAGCGGCGTCATCAGTACGTTTCTCGACCAAGCCCGGGCGAACGACCCGATCACGGTCCATGGCGACGGCACTCAGACGCGCGATTTCGTCCACGTCGAGGACGTCGTTCGGGTGAACCTGCTCGCGATGGAAACCGACCACGTCGGCGAGGCCTACAACGTAGGTACCGGCGATACCGTCACGATCGCGGAACTCGCTCGCGCCGTCAGGGAAGTCGTCGGGTCGGACTCGGAGATCGTTCACACCGAGGGCCGGGCCGGGGACATCAACCACAGCTGTGCGGAGATCACGAAAGCCCGCGAGCGGCTGGGCTACGAGCCGACGGTCCCCCTAGCGGACGGACTCGGGACGCTGACGTGA
- a CDS encoding formate/nitrite transporter family protein, with translation MADPDRSDGAEQVRDAVERSRSGAPAAGAVVRDQFSADEVFQRIVAAADEEVTSGTRELFFSALAAGFAITITVMLYSSLTASTNGHPILSALLYPLGFIYIIIGGYQLYTENTLPPVALTLERLTSIPTLLRHWTIVLVGNFAGGAIGAAALAWGGVFSPAAAAAAIHHAEHGLATPRSDLFFKAVFAGLIVAGVVWIVYASRDTISRLVVVYMAFLAIPLGDLFHVVTSFTEMIYMVFVTDLNPLVGMTDFVGPVLLGNTVGGIVLVTVVNYFQTSERRLEAVRLEGADRQLSIREWALGGLAGRSYVPVIDTAESIVSDEPDSYRVLVPIANPRTESQLVDLASMLASRKDSATIHVVHIVQTPDQISREHGADQRQRIVAESDRLLEGVRETIEQYDVECETSTVVSPRSFEEIFGIAKRDKANLVVMEWGKNELWGAARAERPISELTRHLPCDFLVFKNRGLDTSRVLLPTAGGPDSDLSAEVARTLRSAVGAEISLLHVVDGPEEREAGERFLAEWAAERDLDDAEVLIDESGDIEDAIEREAATRTLVLIGASERGLLSRLVRGSLHFEVLHDVEQSVLLAERPSGRSLFERLFGW, from the coding sequence ATGGCCGACCCCGATCGTTCCGACGGAGCCGAACAGGTACGAGACGCGGTCGAGCGATCCAGAAGCGGGGCTCCGGCCGCCGGGGCGGTCGTTCGGGACCAGTTCTCGGCGGACGAGGTCTTCCAGCGGATCGTCGCCGCCGCCGACGAGGAGGTTACCTCGGGGACCCGCGAGCTGTTTTTCAGCGCGCTCGCGGCGGGCTTTGCGATCACGATCACCGTCATGCTGTATTCCTCTCTGACGGCCTCGACGAACGGACACCCCATCCTGAGCGCCCTGTTGTACCCGCTCGGGTTCATTTACATCATCATCGGCGGCTATCAACTCTACACCGAAAACACCCTCCCGCCGGTCGCGTTGACCCTCGAACGCCTGACGAGCATTCCGACGCTGTTGCGCCACTGGACGATCGTCCTCGTGGGTAACTTCGCGGGCGGGGCGATCGGGGCGGCGGCACTCGCGTGGGGCGGGGTCTTCTCGCCGGCGGCGGCGGCGGCGGCGATCCACCACGCCGAACACGGGCTTGCGACCCCGCGCTCGGACCTGTTTTTCAAGGCCGTCTTCGCCGGCCTGATCGTCGCGGGCGTCGTCTGGATCGTCTATGCCTCCCGCGATACGATCTCCCGGCTCGTGGTCGTCTATATGGCCTTCCTCGCGATCCCGCTTGGCGACCTGTTTCACGTCGTGACATCCTTCACCGAGATGATCTACATGGTCTTTGTGACCGATCTGAACCCGCTCGTCGGCATGACCGACTTCGTCGGTCCGGTACTTCTTGGCAACACCGTCGGCGGGATCGTCCTCGTGACGGTCGTCAACTACTTCCAGACCAGCGAGCGCCGCCTCGAAGCCGTCCGACTCGAGGGAGCCGATCGCCAGTTGTCGATCCGGGAGTGGGCGCTCGGCGGGCTGGCCGGGCGCTCGTACGTCCCGGTAATCGACACCGCCGAGTCGATCGTCTCGGACGAACCCGACTCCTATCGGGTGCTGGTCCCGATCGCGAACCCGCGCACCGAGTCCCAACTCGTGGATCTGGCGAGCATGCTCGCCAGCCGCAAGGACTCAGCGACGATCCACGTCGTCCACATCGTCCAGACGCCCGACCAGATCTCGCGGGAACACGGCGCCGACCAGCGCCAACGGATCGTCGCCGAATCCGACCGTCTGCTGGAGGGGGTCCGCGAGACGATCGAACAGTACGACGTCGAGTGTGAGACCTCGACGGTCGTCTCGCCGCGCTCGTTCGAGGAGATCTTCGGGATCGCAAAGCGCGATAAGGCAAACCTCGTGGTCATGGAGTGGGGCAAGAACGAACTGTGGGGTGCAGCGCGGGCCGAGCGCCCGATCAGCGAACTGACGCGCCACTTGCCCTGTGATTTCCTCGTGTTCAAGAACCGCGGGCTCGACACCTCGCGGGTCCTGTTGCCGACCGCGGGCGGACCCGATTCCGATCTGAGCGCCGAAGTCGCCCGGACGCTTCGCTCGGCCGTCGGCGCGGAGATCTCGCTGTTGCACGTCGTCGACGGGCCCGAGGAACGCGAGGCCGGCGAGCGCTTTCTCGCCGAGTGGGCCGCGGAACGTGACCTCGACGACGCCGAGGTCCTGATCGACGAGTCGGGCGACATCGAGGACGCGATCGAACGCGAGGCCGCGACGCGGACGCTGGTGTTGATCGGCGCGAGCGAGCGTGGACTGCTCTCGCGGCTCGTACGGGGGTCGTTGCACTTCGAGGTGCTCCACGACGTCGAGCAGTCGGTGTTGCTCGCCGAGCGGCCGTCGGGACGCTCGCTGTTCGAGCGACTGTTCGGCTGGTAG
- a CDS encoding helix-turn-helix domain-containing protein codes for MATIAEIRVPTEGFALSHTLDALDEVNFEIERIVAHDPDHVMPYVWATGADPETLRETLEEDPSVSDVEIIAEPDEESLYRMNWIDSTEALVHILTEEDGTVLAAEGRQDGWFLRILFPDRDALSRTYEFCEDEDLSMDVQRIYNIDQGKQGRFGLTDEQEETIASAYEHGYYDVPRDVSLSDFAEELDISHQALSERLRRGHKTLVENTVIVGRDGEK; via the coding sequence ATGGCTACCATCGCCGAGATCCGCGTTCCGACAGAGGGGTTCGCACTCAGTCACACGCTCGACGCACTCGACGAGGTGAACTTCGAGATCGAGCGGATCGTCGCCCACGACCCCGATCACGTCATGCCGTACGTCTGGGCGACGGGAGCCGACCCCGAAACGCTCCGGGAGACCCTCGAGGAGGACCCGAGCGTCTCGGACGTGGAGATAATCGCGGAACCCGACGAGGAGTCACTCTACCGGATGAACTGGATCGACTCGACGGAGGCGCTCGTCCACATCCTGACCGAGGAGGACGGAACGGTTCTGGCCGCGGAGGGTAGACAGGACGGCTGGTTCCTGCGGATCCTCTTTCCCGATCGGGACGCGCTCTCGCGGACCTACGAGTTCTGTGAGGACGAGGACCTCTCGATGGACGTCCAGCGCATCTACAACATCGATCAGGGAAAGCAGGGCCGGTTCGGGCTCACCGACGAGCAAGAGGAGACCATCGCCTCGGCCTACGAACACGGCTACTACGACGTCCCACGGGACGTCTCGCTGTCGGATTTCGCCGAGGAACTCGACATCTCCCATCAGGCGCTCTCCGAGCGCCTCCGGCGCGGGCACAAGACCCTCGTCGAAAACACCGTGATCGTCGGGCGCGACGGCGAGAAGTGA
- a CDS encoding universal stress protein, with translation MTSSSSGSARTRTARSNRSCCRLRGGPHAELAAETARAIARTTEADIEFVYVADPDDPEDRETGEALLAEALDHTESGGTNTTLLEGDDVTETIVAESEDHDLTILGASRSNLFERLVLGETPRRIGERAENTVIMSKRELELGSWLKRHLN, from the coding sequence GTGACGTCTTCGTCGAGCGGGTCGGCAAGGACTCGAACGGCGAGGTCGAATCGATCCTGCTGCCGACTGCGGGGGGGCCCACACGCGGAACTCGCCGCCGAGACGGCCCGCGCGATCGCGCGCACCACCGAAGCCGACATCGAGTTCGTCTACGTGGCCGATCCCGACGACCCCGAAGACAGAGAAACGGGCGAGGCGTTGCTCGCGGAGGCGCTCGACCACACGGAGTCCGGCGGAACGAACACGACGCTGCTGGAGGGCGACGACGTCACGGAGACGATCGTGGCCGAGAGCGAGGACCACGACCTGACGATACTCGGGGCAAGCCGGTCGAACCTGTTCGAACGCCTCGTGCTCGGAGAGACGCCTCGACGGATCGGTGAACGGGCCGAAAACACCGTCATCATGTCGAAGCGAGAGCTCGAGCTCGGCTCGTGGCTGAAACGACATCTCAACTGA
- a CDS encoding glycoside hydrolase family 13 protein, with the protein MSDADPDVERRWWKEAVVYQIYPKSFNDTDGDGIGDIPGIIERVDYLDELGIDVVWLTPVYASPMADNGYDVSDYRAIHPAFGTMADWERLVEELHARDIRLIMDLVANHTSDEHEWFVRSKAGDPEYEKYYWWHEGVDADSVEWESADGPAGEAPPNGWRSLFGGPAWAYDEGREEWYLHLFDRKQPDLNWRNEALRESVYEMMEWWLEKGIDGFRLDAIAHIGKTEGLPTDLEEPLNGTMKYAGNTPQAHEYLTEMNDRVFDRDLLTVGEVGTPSVPEADARAYLDPGRDGLSMLTHFEHVSIDQQGPIYEPGEWTLPELKAVLDRWDGFVAEGGWTAQFLSNHDHPRQVSRFGSEAYREESATLLGTLLHTLRGTPFVYQGEELGMTNYPWRELSEFADVATRNPVERAIERGEVESFEAVREAVAGASRDNGRTPVQWTDGEHAGFTDGEPWIPVNPDKDEVNAERARADPDSVWHYYRELIALRSGEMREALIYGEYDQLTPDHESLWAYTRTHDEERLLVLLNFDDDPTPVALPSGVLDADTTLERLLANYALEDESAVPAVLEGSLRPWEARVYRVRTD; encoded by the coding sequence ATGAGCGACGCGGACCCTGACGTCGAGCGGCGCTGGTGGAAGGAGGCGGTCGTCTACCAGATCTACCCCAAGAGTTTCAACGACACCGACGGCGACGGGATCGGCGACATCCCCGGGATCATCGAGCGGGTCGATTATCTCGATGAACTGGGGATCGACGTGGTCTGGCTCACGCCCGTCTACGCCTCGCCGATGGCCGACAACGGCTACGACGTCTCCGATTACCGGGCGATCCACCCCGCGTTCGGGACGATGGCCGACTGGGAGCGGTTGGTAGAGGAACTGCACGCCCGGGACATCCGGCTGATCATGGACCTGGTTGCCAACCACACGTCCGACGAGCACGAGTGGTTCGTCCGCTCGAAGGCCGGCGACCCCGAGTACGAGAAGTACTACTGGTGGCACGAGGGGGTCGACGCCGACAGCGTCGAGTGGGAGAGTGCGGACGGACCGGCGGGCGAGGCCCCGCCAAACGGCTGGCGATCGCTCTTCGGCGGGCCTGCGTGGGCCTACGACGAGGGGCGCGAGGAGTGGTACCTCCACCTCTTCGACCGCAAGCAACCGGATCTGAACTGGCGAAACGAGGCGCTCCGCGAGTCGGTCTACGAGATGATGGAGTGGTGGCTCGAGAAGGGTATCGACGGCTTTCGTCTCGACGCCATCGCCCATATCGGGAAGACGGAGGGACTGCCGACCGACCTCGAGGAGCCGCTGAACGGCACGATGAAGTACGCCGGCAACACGCCACAGGCTCACGAGTACCTCACGGAGATGAACGACAGGGTGTTCGACCGGGACCTGCTGACCGTCGGCGAGGTGGGGACGCCGTCGGTCCCCGAGGCGGACGCCCGCGCGTATCTCGATCCCGGCCGGGACGGGCTCTCGATGCTGACGCACTTCGAGCACGTCAGCATCGACCAGCAGGGGCCGATCTACGAACCCGGCGAGTGGACTCTCCCGGAGCTGAAGGCGGTGCTCGATCGCTGGGACGGGTTCGTCGCGGAGGGTGGCTGGACCGCCCAGTTCCTCTCGAACCACGACCATCCCCGGCAGGTCTCTCGCTTCGGCAGCGAGGCCTACCGCGAGGAGTCGGCCACACTGCTCGGAACGCTGTTGCATACCCTGCGGGGGACCCCCTTCGTCTACCAGGGCGAGGAACTGGGCATGACCAACTACCCGTGGCGCGAACTCTCGGAGTTCGCGGACGTCGCGACCCGCAACCCCGTCGAGCGCGCGATCGAGCGCGGCGAGGTCGAGTCCTTCGAGGCGGTCCGGGAAGCCGTCGCCGGTGCGAGCCGGGACAACGGTCGCACGCCCGTCCAGTGGACCGACGGCGAGCACGCCGGGTTCACCGACGGCGAGCCCTGGATCCCGGTCAACCCCGATAAGGACGAGGTCAACGCCGAGCGCGCCCGGGCCGACCCCGACTCCGTCTGGCATTACTACCGCGAACTGATCGCGCTTCGCTCCGGGGAGATGCGAGAGGCCCTGATCTACGGCGAGTACGACCAGCTCACCCCCGACCACGAGTCGCTATGGGCCTACACCCGGACCCATGACGAGGAGCGCCTGCTCGTCCTCCTCAACTTCGACGACGACCCGACGCCGGTGGCTCTCCCGAGCGGCGTTCTCGATGCCGACACGACGCTCGAACGGCTACTCGCGAACTACGCGCTCGAGGACGAGTCGGCGGTCCCGGCGGTACTAGAGGGGTCGCTTCGTCCTTGGGAGGCCCGCGTCTATCGCGTCCGGACTGACTGA